The Macaca nemestrina isolate mMacNem1 chromosome 12, mMacNem.hap1, whole genome shotgun sequence genome contains a region encoding:
- the LOC105476254 gene encoding tRNA pseudouridine(38/39) synthase, protein MADDTDRNQTEKLLKRVQELEQEVQRLRTEQAKNKEDSNIRKNSSGAGKTKRAFDFSAHGRRHVALRIAYMGWGYQGFASQENTNNTIEEKLFEALSKTRLVESRQTSNYHRCGRTDKGVSAFGQVISLDLRSQFPRGRDSEDFNVKEEANATAEEIRYTHILNRVLPPDIRILAWAPVEPSFSARFSCLERTYRYFFPRADLDIVAMDYAAQKYVGTHDFRNLCKMDVANGVINFQRTILSAQVRLVGQSPGEGRWQEPFQLCQFEVTGQAFLYHQVRCMMAILFLIGQGMEKPEIIDELLNIEKNPQKPQYSMAVEFPLVLYDCKFENVKWIYDQEAQEFNITHLQQLWANHAVKTHMLYSMLQGLDSVAVPCGIGPKMDRMTEWGNVKPSVIKQTSAFVEGVKMRTYKPLMDRPKCQGLESRIQHFVRRGRIEHTHLFHEEETKAKRDCNDIIEEENTNLETPTKRVCVDTEIKSII, encoded by the exons ATGGCTGATGACACAGACAGAAACCAGACTGAAAAACTCCTAAAAAGAGTACAAGAACTGGAGCAAGAGGTGCAAAGACTTAGAACGGAACAGGCCAAAAATAAGGAGGACTCAAACATTAGAAAAAATTCATCAGGAGCTGGAAAAACTAAGCGTGCATTTGATTTCAGTGCTCATGGACGAAGACATGTAGCCCTAAGAATAGCCTATATGGGCTGGGGATACCAGGGCTTTGCTAGTcaggaaaacacaaataataCCATTGAAGAGAAACTGTTTGAGGCTCTAAGTAAGACTCGACTGGTAGAAAGCAGACAGACATCCAATTATCACCGATGTGGGAGAACAGACAAAGGAGTTAGTGCCTTTGGACAG GTGATTTCACTTGACCTTCGCTCTCAATTTCCAAGGGGCAGGGATTCTGAGGACTTTAATGTAAAAGAGGAAGCAAATGCTACTGCTGAAGAGATCCGTTATACCCACATTCTCAATCGGGTACTCCCTCCAGACATCCGTATATTGGCCTGGGCCCCTGTAGAACCAAGCTTCAGTGCTAGGTTCAGCTGTCTTGAGCGGACTTACCGCTATTTTTTCCCTCGTGCTGATTTAGATATTGTAGCCATGGATTATGCAGCTCAGAAGTATGTTGGCACCCATGATTTCAGGAACTTGTGTAAAATGGATGTAGCCAATGGTGTGATTAATTTTCAGAGAACTATTCTGTCTGCTCAAGTACGGCTAGTGGGCCAGAGCCCAGGTGAGGGGAGATGGCAAGAACCTTTCCAGTTATGTCAGTTTGAAGTGACTGGCCAGGCATTCCTTTATCATCAAGTCCGATGTATGATGGCTATCCTCTTTCTGATTGGCCAAGGAATGGAGAAGCCAGAGATTATTGATGAGCTGCTGAATATAGAGAAAAATCCCCAGAAGCCTCAATATAG taTGGCTGTAGAATTTCCTCTAGTCTTATATGACTGTAAGTTTGAAAATGTCAAGTGGATCTATGACCAGGAGGCTCAGGAGTTCAATATTACCCACCTACAACAACTGTGGGCTAATCATGCTGTCAAAACTCACATGTTGTATAGTATGCTACAAGGACTGGACTCTGTTGCAGTACCATGTGGAATTGGACCAAAGATGGATAGAATGACAGAATGGGGAAATGTTAAGCCCTCTGTCATAAAGCAGACCAGTGCCTTTGTAGAAGGAGTGAAGATGCGCACATATAAGCCCCTCATGGACCGTCCTAAATGCCAAGGATTGGAATCCCGGATTCAGCATTTTGTACGTAGGGGACGAATTGAGCACACACATTTATTccatgaggaagaaacaaaagccaaaagggaCTGTAATGACATAATAGAGGAAGAGAATACTAATTTGGAGACACCAACAAAGAGGGTCTGTGTTGACACAGAAATTAAAAGCATCATTTAA